The Gemmatimonadaceae bacterium sequence CCTTGCACTTCGGGACGTTGCTGGCGTTGATCTGGTATTTCCGTCGAGAGTGGATGGAAATGCTGGCCAGCGTGGGGCAGATTGTGCGTACCCGTCGAGTCGCGACCATCCATGAGAAACGCGCGCTCTATCTCGTGGTGGCCACGATCCCGGGCGGCATCGGTGGGCTGCTGCTGAATGACTACGCGGAAACCACCTTCCGCTCGCCGGCATTGATCGCCACCACGCTCGCGGTGATGGGGGTGGTGCTCTGGGCCGTGGATCGCTGGAGCGTGCGGGCGCGGGCGATCGAGGACGTCACGTTGCGTGACGCGATTCTCATTGGGCTTGCCCAGGTGTTGGCGCTGGTGCCCGGCGTTTCGCGATCGGGTTCCACGATTACGGCGGGCCGCGCCCTGCACTTCGATCGCGCCAGCGCGGCGCGTTTCAGTTTCCTGATGAGCATGCCGATCACGCTCGCCGCCGTGGTCCTCAAGATGCCGGAGGCCGTGCGCGCCGAGGGGCTGTCAGCACCGCTGATAGTCGGTGTTGTCGTGGCGGCCGTGAGTAGTTGGGTCGCGATCACCGTCCTGTTGCGCTACGTGAGTAAACACAGTTTCGGCGTCTTTGCCGCGTATCGATTGCTGCTGGCGGCGGCCGTGTTCGCCACCATTGCTGCTCGAGGGTAGCTGCATGCGCGTGATGAGGGGGCGCGCGATGCATGCGCCCGACGACGAGCAGCTGCAGTCGGCATCGGCGTTGGGGCTGGTGCAGTTGGTGCACGAACGCGAAGTGGCATCCACCATGGACGTGGCGCACGCATTGGCCGCGGACGGGGCACCCGCCGGCCTGCTGGTGGTGGCCGACCGCCAGCATCAAGGTCGAGGTCGTGGCGGCAACCGCTGGGAGTCGCGCGATGGGGCCGGACTGTGGATGACGCTGATCGAACGACCCGTCGACCAGCGCGTCATCGGCGTGCTCGCCCTGCGCCTCGGACTGGCGATTGCCGACGCGCTGGATCCGCTGGTTGAGGACCGCATACAGCTCAAGTGGCCCAACGACGTGATGACGGGGCGCGGGAAGGTTGCGGGAATTCTGGTGGAGGCGCGGTGGCGCAACGCGTCCGTAGATTGGGTCGCCGTTGGGATCGGCATCAACCGTCGCGTCCCACCGGAGATCAAGTCCGCCGCTGCGGTTCGCGAAGGGGTCTCGCGCGCCAGGCTGTTGGAGGCCGTGGTGCCGAGGTTGCGCGCCGCGGTGTCCGTTCAGGGCCAGCTCTCAGACAACGAGCTCGCCGCCTGGCATGCGCGCGACTTCGCGCGTGGTCGCCGTATTGCTGCGCCGCGCGCCGGCCGGGTTGTCGGCATCGCGGCGGATGGGGCCCTGTTGGTGGCCGATGCCACCGGCGCTGCCGTCGAGGCCGTGCACGCCGGCTCCCTGGTGTTTGACGAGGGAGCCTGACCCATGACACGCCGCCCGAGCGATTCATGAGGTGTCACCAGGAGCCGGAGCGACGGTGCTGATTGTCTTCGATGTGGGCAACACCGAAACCACCATCGGCCTGTTCGATGGGGTCGCGCTGACGAATCACTGGCGCATCATGACCGCCGTGTCACGCACCGCCGATGAGTTTGGATTGGTGCTTCGCGGCCTGCTGTCGGCGGCCGATGTATCGATCGGTCGCGTGACGGCGGCGGCCATCGGCTCTGTGGTTCCACCGATCACCGACCCGCTGGTCCGCGCATGCCAAGGAATACCTGCGCGTGACACCGGTGGTGGTGGATGCGAAAAGCGGCGTTGCCCATTCGCTTGGAGGTCGATGAGCCGATGACCGTGGTGCCGATCGCCTGATCAACACACTGGCCGCCAGTCGACTCTTTGCCCGTGACACGATTTGCGTTGATCTCGGCACGGCCAC is a genomic window containing:
- the uppP gene encoding undecaprenyl-diphosphatase UppP; the protein is MTITQAVILGLVQGFGELLPISSSAHLALAPYFLNFTDPGLAFDVALHFGTLLALIWYFRREWMEMLASVGQIVRTRRVATIHEKRALYLVVATIPGGIGGLLLNDYAETTFRSPALIATTLAVMGVVLWAVDRWSVRARAIEDVTLRDAILIGLAQVLALVPGVSRSGSTITAGRALHFDRASAARFSFLMSMPITLAAVVLKMPEAVRAEGLSAPLIVGVVVAAVSSWVAITVLLRYVSKHSFGVFAAYRLLLAAAVFATIAARG
- a CDS encoding biotin--[acetyl-CoA-carboxylase] ligase, whose translation is MRVMRGRAMHAPDDEQLQSASALGLVQLVHEREVASTMDVAHALAADGAPAGLLVVADRQHQGRGRGGNRWESRDGAGLWMTLIERPVDQRVIGVLALRLGLAIADALDPLVEDRIQLKWPNDVMTGRGKVAGILVEARWRNASVDWVAVGIGINRRVPPEIKSAAAVREGVSRARLLEAVVPRLRAAVSVQGQLSDNELAAWHARDFARGRRIAAPRAGRVVGIAADGALLVADATGAAVEAVHAGSLVFDEGA
- a CDS encoding type III pantothenate kinase, which produces MLIVFDVGNTETTIGLFDGVALTNHWRIMTAVSRTADEFGLVLRGLLSAADVSIGRVTAAAIGSVVPPITDPLVRACQGIPARDTGGGGCEKRRCPFAWRSMSR